GCTAATTTATTCCAAAAGTACTGGATGTGTTTTTTGTGGTCcttgtttgctttttaatgGAGGGGAGAGTAAGTTCGACAAAAAAGAAGGTTTCAACGACAGACTCGAGTGTCATCTCATGAGAAATCGCCTACTCACAAATTATCTGTTCTACATATGAAAGAACGAAGAAAGGTGTTAAGTCGCATTGACCGCGCATTAACAATGCAATTagatgaagaaataaattaccGGAAAAACATTCTGAAAAGAGTAGTTGCATGCGTAAAAGCACTTGCATCACGTGGTTTGCCTTTCAGAGGACACGACGAAAAATTTGGATCAATCcacaatggaaattatttaatgtcCTTAGAGCTTATTGCCGAGTTCGATCCGTTTTAAGCTAAACACATTACACGTTATGGAAATCCAGGCTCAGGATTTACGAGTTATCTTTCTTCAACAACATGCGAAGAGTTCATTCGACTTATTGGAAACAAAGTTTTAGAAACAATTGTAATGGAAATAttaacagcaaaatatttttctctgatCATTGACGCGACACCGGATATATCTCACGTAGACCAGCTCACTTATGTAATCAGATATGTCTTGCCTAATGGATCACCTGTAGAACGGTTTCTCATGTTTATTCCAAACACAGGCCACAAATCACAACAAATGACAGATGCTGTTACTTCAACTTTAACTGAATTAGGAGTTGACATTTCAAACTGCCGCGGGCAATGATATGACAACGCAGCTAACATGTCAGCCAATTATAATGGCCTGCAagctaaaataaaggaaatttcaCCCCTTGCCGACTATGTTCCCTGTTCAGCACACTCGCTGAATTTAGTAGGTGAATGTGCAGTTGAAAGTAGCCAAGAGGCTTGTTCGTTCTTTTCTCTACTCCACGAGTTATACAATTTCTTTCCAGCGACAACTCAGCGTTGGGAACTCTTTCAAACCCATTTCACCGTCAAAAGTCTATCAACGACTCGTTGGTCAGCTAGTGCAGACGCATGCAAAATTTACGCGAATCTTGGAATGAAATCCATAAAGCGCTAGTCACCATCTAAAATGACACACGACAGAAGAGAACCGTTATTTGCGAAGCAAGAGGTATTCGTTTGAAACTGGAACGTTTTGAAACGGCCCTCATGGCTGTGGGGCATGTTTACCAGATCGCATTAACGCCACAAGTAAAAAACTTTAGAGTATGGAAATTGACATTACCATTGTCATAGAACTCTACGAGGCCTTAATACATTTTGTTGGCGAAACAAGAGagaatttcaatgatttcgaaaaaaagcgaaaaactgTCCTTCGTACAGGAATATGAAAAAGATTTTCGACGCAATCGAAAGCGTAAGCTGCTTCCTGGCGAGACAAATACAGGTGAAgagatgcaacaaaaaaatggccgtgaaaattttagaataaatacttttttagtagTAATTGATACATTGACAGAAGAACTGAAAAGATGTCGGGATGCTTATAAATTACcctacaataaattttactttattaccaACCTGACGAATCTAAACATCTCAGAAGTCGAAGATAAAGCCAAGGCATTGCAAGTGATTTATTCTACTGACTTAGAAGACGATTTTACAGAAGAATGTCTTCATTTTCGTTCTCACTGCAGCATAAAAATGAGGAACGAAAGAGTGCAGTCAGTTTGTTGAAATGGTTACGAACCGAAGGTCTTCAAACCATTTACCCAAACGTGGACATTGCttttcgtatgtgtgtgtgtacacctGCCAGTAATTGTACTGGAGAAAGATCGTTTTCTTGTTTGCGGAGAGTGAAAACTATTTACGCACAAAATGACGGAGCCGAGGTTAAACGATCTTGCTTTGCTTAACATAGAAGctgattttttaagcaaattggaTTGCGAAGATTTGATTAATGGTTTTGCTGCTCTTAAGTGCAGACGAGTTTTGTAACACATTGTACGAGtcgaacatttattttattaaaaacaaaacctaaaaccacttttaaatgttttatttaagtatCCAATCATCCCTGAAATCTCGGAAGCCCCGAGAGCTTTtagttaaacaattttctgaatcaATTAAAAGTGGGAATAAAGTAAATTCATGAATTATGTCTTTAGTCCATAATGATGGTTGCTGAGAAAGGGGCGGCACATGGCCTGGGGCCTAGAGCGGCTAGGACTGCAAATCCGCCACTGTATATGGCCTATCatataacttaataaaataccaaatttcataCTAATTCATTCACGTTTTCATCGAACAATGAAGTTGAATTCTTTCGcaactatttttaaaatgaaaagcccttagcccttccttaattgtttaatataaagttttgcaaaaCCTGAAAGTAATCCTCCGCCCTTGAAACTTGTTAAGTGCGAGAGTGTGATATTATCGGTTAAATACGAACTTGTTCctaatatttttagtgaaatttggAGGTTTAACTCTTACATTTCTTAAAATAGGCCAAATGACTTAGCAGTTTCAATGCTCAACCAATTTAATGTACATTataatagataaataaaaaattctctaGGAATGGTGTGCAATTTTTTTGACATTGCTGGACATCATAACCAAAAACTTAATTCAGTTTTCATATTACAATACTAAAACAGTTCCGGTAAATTTATAACTTTGACTTAAGTAGTTTTCTTTAGAATATACATTACAATTTTCCTCCTTACACTTGTCAAAAAGTTTGAGAGGTTTTTCTCTTATATTTTAGttaagaatattaaatatagtccatatttttttttagtttaggtacaattttgcaaaaattttgtaatgttaaattttatatttattcttcCACATGTAAGTTTATTGAGCTAAGCCCATCATTATGTTCTTATCatgagtatatataaatatatgtatgtcttaaAAGTATACGAGCACCTTAAAACCATCATAAGTCCAACTTCCTATTTTTAGTATGCAAGTCTGAACATCATATGGAAAATGTGCAACATCGATTGAACAAGATGATTTATAGACCACAGGCGGTTGCCACATAACAATCCCACTACTATGGACAGTTGCTTTTGTCAAAAGGGTGATTTCATAATGACCATCAGCACtgaaaaatatatgcacatatatatagatatctaATTTTACCCttttataaagtttattttccttttatatctaattttatatataccataAGTATTTCATAAGAgtgtcaaaatattaaaaacaagttaGGAAGGACTAAGTTTGACTGTAATGGGGTGGTAACAATTTACAAAGATTAAACTTTCGGGTGTTGCAAAACATTAAACTTGTATTACTCGTTCTACAACCGCTTTCCATCGTGGTTCTTTAATTAAATGCTTGTAGTGCATTTGCTTATTGGTTTAAGAAATACCCATTATAAgggggtgggcgtggttattattttCCCTTTTTCTCAGCGACTTCTAGTCTGCAAGTTTGTTTGATTTATCTTTAGCGGTTGAGAagatatgtttattttaaaaaagcttgCTCCTTAATTAAGTGTTTAGTCCATAAGTTTTTGTTTCATACAGTTTTGTACAGCTTTATACCGCATCTATtgatatctcaatgaaatttagaaataatcTCTTTAGAATAACAGTATATATTCTAGCCTGCAATTGTAAATAATGGATGATTTCCCTCCtacttttaatttaagtatttacGAAAATGCTACACCCGAACTTTAGCCCTTCCGTACTTGTCCTTTTACTCCTAACGTTTGTTTGTATCACCCAAATCTTGatgatatataaaataatgatttggtTGACGAGATGTCTTAAGTGGCTGTCTGTCCGTTCAAGCAGTACCTTGAATAAGCAttgagatatctttacaaaacttggtacataccatatgtatactatatacactcgtggccacgcaaagcttaccactatacttacttaaatttttttaggttattgGTTCATTCATTTTCTTaatagttgatttttttgtgttaagtttttagtaagcagaagtaaactaaattatattctatatttataattatagtttttaatttattacgtaaTAGAAATGAGTGAAACACAAACCAGCTTTTCTGTGCTTTTATAAAAGCGGacgatttttattgtttttaaagtaataccgccactaaacttcgtgtttcaattaaataaaaataatataaaacatttatttcaactatagtgtaaatgaaattaaatttaaaaaaattttattttttcatcgcCTGTCAGcctcttacatttcgagctcattttgtaaagatcactaattataccctgaacagagtatattaagtttgtcacgaagtttgtaacacccagaaggaagcgtcggagaccctataaagtatatatataaatgatcagtatgtcgagctgagtcgatttagccatgtccgtctgtctgtatatatacgaactaatccctcagtttttaagatatcgtattgaaattttgcaaacgtcattttctcttcaaaaagctactcatttgtcggaactgccgatatcggaccactataacatatagctgccatataaactgaacgatcggaatcaagttcttgtatggaaaactttcacatttgacaagatactatatattcacgaaatatggtatagattatttcctaaggtaacaatgtattctccgaagaaattgttcagatcggttaactatagcatatagctgccatacaaactgaacgatcggaatcaagttcttgtatggaaaactttcacatttgacaagatgtattcacgaaatttggtacagataattttttaaagcaacaatgtaatatcggaagaaatttttcagatcggctcaATATATGTAGcaattatttctaaataaaaaatttttataccgcaaaaagtaccgctataaagtgttgtcaaatatgcacaatacttgaaaattttgagtggtaagtcTTTCGTGACCACGAGTGTAAATGTATGGTGGTCGGTAttgatgggcgtaatcggatcgGTAAACGAAAACATAAAAAGTTTCATAAGTGAGCATTTAATTAACAATAAACCTACCAGTACAGTTAAAATTGACCGTTTTCAAACTTTTGTATAGCTTATCCGTTTTTATACGTTATAACACCGTTGTGAAACTGTATGACAATTCGTAGAATATGCATATAatacaagaatttttttcattgtttaggtttagttattttttctattttccaagAAAAATTTGTTACGTGGCCTACCATTATCGGTCAATAAGACCGgtgggaaaaaatattataaaatgtacaGAAGATGAAGCATTTTCTGTTTGCTCGTGGCATATATGAGGCAAAAAATTTGGATATCTTATATTTGAGGAATAAAAATTGGGGAcaagctttttttcaaaaacaatgagTCAAACGACTTTACTGAAATTATGAAGTTTATACGATTTGGTAAGAAGAGCGAAAGAAGTCAGCGTTTACATACCAATAAATTTGCCATGATATCTGCACTATGGgattgatttattgaaaattcacaaaattgttATTAACCTGGTCCATTGTTGCATTGCTGTTGATGAGCAGTTGTTTCCGTTGAAGACTAGGTGTAGATTTACACAATATATGGCAAACAAACCCGACAAATTTGGAATGAAGTTCTGGTTGGCATGTGACGTCAATAGTAAGTACATAATAAATAGGCTTCCCTATTTGGGAACTTAAGGAGTTCGTTGTCCTAAGCctgatggaaaactttcacaggATGCGGAAGGATATATATATCATTAGCTTAGAAGTTACTTACAAAAAAACTACAATTGTTCGAACAGGTGGTGGAAACAAGAGAGACGTAGCCAAAGAAAGAAAAGACAAATTTGGTGGTTTTTCAAGCAtattatataaatcaaattacATTACTTTGACAGTGTATAAAATAAGCCGAAAAGAAATACTTTATAATAGTACAAAATTTAGTGTAAATGTGGCAGACCAGATGGCAAAAATATATAGCGTGAAGTCGAAAAGTTTTAGATGATCACTGCAGTTATTTGTCAGTATTTTGGAAATAGCTGGCAtaaattacaaacaaacaacGCGTGGAAACATCGCTTTCGAGGCAAGAATTTTTGATCCAATTAGCCTCAGAACTCGGagaagtatatataaaatcacAAGAAAAAAAGCTTTTACCAACACCGTCCTCAAGTTCTGATTTGTATTTACGAAAAACatgtcaattaaatttttgtaaaacaacCATAATTTGTTCGAAGTGcgaaaaatacatatgtttgccgCAAATGCACATCCctgactaaaatattttatttatttattgaaaaataataatacaattattatcttCCAGAGTAAGAAGCAGGGGCTTACGGCTTACTGCTCTAATAAAACTACATTGTCTtagaatattaatatattagccagtaaaaggttaaaaaataaaaataattgatgttAGTAAAGGCAGTTATTTGGATCTAAGATAACTTACAATtagataatttaattaactttctaaGGCcagttttgtacaaaaattcgGCTACCTTGTGGGTGTTTTCCTTAGAAAAAACCTTGAGCGTATTTGAAATGGGTTGGTCATCAAATAGTGCGTTTCTAGTTGCACTAAACTTAGTGCATTCATCGAGAAGATGTTTAACTGTAAACGATGGATAAGTGTAGAAATCGCAGCGTGGTCTATTTGAGCCGTTTAGCAGGTGCGAGTACGTGGCCATGGTATGCCCAATCCGAAGTCGAGTAAAAGCATTAATGTCATTTGTTCGGCAGGTGGGCGGAATATGTGGCTGCATGCCAGTGTATTGAAgttcgagtaatagttttgcaCACTATTCCAAGAATTTGTTTCCTGTTCTTTAAGGAAGTTTTCAACGAGTAGGAAGATATCTTTCCTCACAATATAATTAAAGGTAAATAATGGCTCCATTGCTACGGATTTTGCTTACAGATCCGCTAATTCGTTGCCAATAATTCCAGCATGACCAGGAATCCACATAATTTCGATTTCTTTGGCTTTTTGTATAAGTTTGGAGCGTATTTCAGAAATTAGGGGTGCCTTGTTAGTAATATTCATAATACTAGCAATAGTTGGCATACTGTCTGTGCAGATTATCGTCCTGTCGTTAGATTCTGAGGCTGCTAGTATTGCGTTGTATACTGCAACCGCCTCTGCCGTATACACTGTTCCAAAATTTGGTAGATGCCCTGCTATTACTGTTTTCCCATCGGCTTGGATCACAGCGAATGACGTCTGGTTCTTCGACTTTGACCCATCGGTGTAGTGCATTTTCCATTCGTTCCGAAAAGGAGCTCTGTATTCTTCAAAAAGGCGCTGGAATACTGTTGGGCTTGTGGTTGACTTGGCGTGATTTGTTAAACCGATAAGGAAAGATGAGTAGCTTAAGTCCCAAGGTGGTGAACTGACGGGAGGCAGAAAAGATGGTTTCGAGTCTATTCCTAAAACTTTAGCGTATTGCAGCACTCTGTGCAATGTTGGCGTGCGTCTTGGTGTTTTATTAGCGGCTCATATCGTTGTTACAGTGTCATATATAATACTATTTCTGCAGAGGAAGATCTTTGGGATAACCCTCATAGTGGTATAATCAATTCTTTCTTGTAAGGTAGGCATTCCAGCTTCGGCTAAGATGCTTTGAATCGGGGATTTTGGGAAGGCGCGTATACTCCTTCGAACGGCTGCATGATACGTCGAAGAGACCAGTTTTATATTACTCTTTGCACTATTTCCGTATATTGGTAAGCCATAGTCAATCTTCGACAATAGTATAGCCTTAGTAACATTAAATAAAGTGTTTGGGTGGATCAGGCAGTGTTTAGAAGATAGATATTTAACCTGACAGCTAGGCTTTTTTTAACCTAAGACAGTGCTCTTTAAAAGTTAAACGTTTGTCGAAAGTAATTTCGAGAAAACATAAGttagaaacattttaaatattaatattattatgaacTAAGTTTAAATCCGTACATTTATGTTTGCggcatatatgaaaatatttgcacttaTTAAGCGACAGAGTCGCTCCAGAACAATTTGACCAGTTAGAGATATCggttagtatttttaaaaatttatttttaacagtgtTTAGATTGCTTATTTTAGAATAGAGTAAAACGTCATCTGCAAATAGCAAATAGCATTACGGAAAGAGGGGATCCTTGTGGGATTTCATTTTGTTGGTTATCTAAACTGGAAAAAACgttatttacttttactttaaatttacgGTTGGTGAGAAAAGACCTGATAAAATGGTATATTTTATTACcaaatttccatttttctaaTTGTCGTAGAACTAAGTGAGCTCCGACACGATCAAAGGCCTTTTCAAAATCTAGACTGAGCGTAGAGATACGATTGCGGGAAGACAAACCATATGAGACGAAACTTTCAAAAAGAAGGAGCGCGTCGGAAGTTCCTTGCCCCTCTTTGAAAGCGAACTGATGGGGACTTATTAAACTATGTTTGGAGGGATACCACATAATTCGTTTTGAAACGATTTTTTCTATTAACTTACTCATGCAACATATAAGTGAAATGGGTCTATAATTTAGAACTTCTGAGGACCGGTTAGTAGACTTTGGTATGGGAACAATTGTTGCTATTTTCCAGTTTTCTGGATAAATTCCgtttgttaaaatttgattgtaCAGATTAATTAATCGTAATTTGAGCGGTGGAGGCAAGTTTTTTATCATATCGTATGAAATTCTATATGCGCCAGGAGTTTTCCCTGacagattttcatattttttatctatAAAAGCGGAACCAAAGTTCCCGTCGCTAGAATACGTAGACCAAGTGGAGGCAAACTGTTCAGCTATCGCCTTGGGATCGAATATTGGACCAGTTGGgctattaacaaaatttatattgactTAGAAAGGCGAGCCAGTTAGCATTTTAATGTCCGACCAAATCTTTTTAGGATTAGAACTGGGATTTACTTCTGTAGGAAGTTTTTCTAAGCACATTCGTTTTCcttctttagtttttttacgaaaaatagcatttgcttttttgtataaaatcagGTTGGCTTCTGTTCTGGAACGCTTGTATTATCTCCAATTATGCTCTTTCAAATTTCTTAAGCTCTCCAACTCCTTTGATCAGTAaggaacaacttttttatggGGTGTAGAAACAGTTTGCGGGATTGAATGGTGCGTGCAGACCTTAATATTTTGGTGATATTAACCGCCTCTTTATTGACCCAGATTTGATCGCAGAACAGAATTGCCTTTTGCGTGTATTTAGGCCAGTCTGCTTTTCCTGTCAGGAACTTTGGTTTAGGAAAGGCCTTTGGAAAGGATGACGTTGCAATTTCAGTTACTATTGGGTAGTGGTCACTACCACACAAACTATCTAGCGTTCGGCTATTCACTTTTGGAGCTATATTGGTAGAGCAAACAGATAGGTCGATGTGCGAAAAAGAATTATGAGTTGAAAAATGAGTCGGGCACCATCGTTCAATACGGTAAGATTCTCTGTAAGAACTAAGTTTTCCAGAATTAATCCTCTTTGGTTGGTTCGGGGGGAGCCCCATAATGGGGACCACGAATTCATATCTCCAACCAGGATAACGGGCTTGGgtactagggtgggtcgattcggGATtcctaatagtgcggaaaagttgccttagtacttcctgattccaatgcaacttttgttttgagatcTGATTGCagcttcaaccccaactccggcctttaAATTTCGGAAATCcccctaaaatcgtgaaattgtctacctagcgcctgaaatacgcatttCAG
Above is a genomic segment from Bactrocera neohumeralis isolate Rockhampton unplaced genomic scaffold, APGP_CSIRO_Bneo_wtdbg2-racon-allhic-juicebox.fasta_v2 cluster09, whole genome shotgun sequence containing:
- the LOC126764234 gene encoding acetylcholine receptor subunit alpha-like isoform X3, which translates into the protein MTGSSADGHYEITLLTKATVHSSGIVMWQPPVVYKSSCSIDVAHFPYDVQTCILKIGSWTYDGFKVDLRHMDEQQGNNIVDVGVDLSEFYMSVEWDILEVPAVR